Proteins from a genomic interval of Pectinophora gossypiella chromosome 28, ilPecGoss1.1, whole genome shotgun sequence:
- the LOC126379295 gene encoding homeobox protein 4-like yields MPYYCTVPRCTSMAGKAKNVSFHQFPRDEELARLWNKILKRGKPYTKYSKVCSLHFRPEDYTITSVGKNKGQWRTLRKDAIPSQNLPSELPAPTTHRTRNSVTWMPNNLPTNVIDPRMQHQMAQAIYMQTMLAMQAATNGTQNFPTQGPNDTKPTDLTTSHPTNFSITDIERLLQKHANRNGIERLQENQKDLDPHNTNTSYKCQECSKCFKDPDVFVLHRRTHSKNPEIQERLPDSLPEKENFNANSDIANQDTLRANPILANLLKSGIAPSNDTPDGVNSFNAIFDANNILSIENQIMTALAANMESYIRNLSSMFTQAKSPEETSDYNDNEDNSTENENVDGESSSNDNFAKTDNDSTSYSHNFQKEYENFKNDRQNSEIDESYAVKDPQESDTHNFEEAVRNFESKSPYVEKDSSNFENSPSSPEKDPQTFESGPKSLEDGNIPQNFEQDVQNMAQECQNLTNQGSENGSSEPNCDKEDLNDSRDSSNLVIDENL; encoded by the exons ATGCCTTATTATTGCACAGTGCCGCGTTGTACATCAATGGCCGGAAAAGCTAAGAATGTTTCTTTTCATCAATTTCCGAGGGATGAGGAGCTTGCACGGCTGTGGAATAAAATCCTGAAAAGGGGCAAGCCATATACAAAATACTCTAAAGTATGCAGTTTGCATTTTAGACCTGAGGATTATACAATAACAAGCGTGGGAAAAAATAAAG GGCAATGGCGAACGCTCCGTAAAGATGCCATCCCCTCACAGAATTTACCATCAGAGTTACCAGCACCGACCACACATCGAACCAGGAACTCCGTGACATGGATGCCTAATAACTTGCCTACCAATGTGATCGACCCTCga aTGCAGCATCAGATGGCACAGGCTATATACATGCAGACCATGCTGGCCATGCAAGCTGCTACGAATG GTACCCAAAATTTTCCCACACAAGGGCCAAACGATACGAAACCCACGGATTTGACCACATCACATCCGACAAATTTTTCCATAACCGACATAGAACGACTGTTACAGAAACACGCCAACAGAAATGGCATAGAAAGGCTTCAGGAAAACCAAAAAGATCTAGATCCTCACAATACTAATACGTCTTATAAGTGCCAGGAATGTTCAAAATGTTTCAAGGATCCAGACGTTTTCGTCCTCCACAGACGGACACATTCCAAAAATCCAGAAATCCAAGAACGACTTCCAGATAGTCTTCCAGAAAAGGAGAATTTTAACGCAAATTCAGATATCGCTAATCAGGATACCTTAAGAGCCAATCCTATTCTAGCTAATTTGCTAAAATCTGGCATTGCACCATCTAACGACACGCCAGACGGTGTAAATAGTTTCAATGCTATTTTTGATGCTAATAATATATTGAGCATAGAAAATCAGATTATGACGGCTCTGGCAGCTAACATGGAGAGCTACATTCGAAATCTGTCGTCAATGTTCACACAAGCGAAAAGCCCCGAAGAAACTAGCGATTATAATGATAACGAAGACAACTCAACGGAAAACGAAAACGTGGACGGAGAGAGTTCTTCAAACGATAACTTCGCGAAAACGGACAACGACTCAACGAGCTATAGTCATAATTTCCAAAAGGAATATgagaattttaaaaatgatcGGCAGAATTCCGAAATCGATGAGTCGTACGCGGTTAAAGATCCTCAGGAAAGCGATACTCATAATTTCGAAGAGGCCGTTCGAAACTTCGAAAGCAAGTCGCCATACGTCGAAAAGGATTCTTCTAATTTCGAAAATAGTCCTTCGAGTCCGGAAAAGGATCCTCAGACTTTCGAAAGTGGACCTAAGAGTTTGGAAGATGGTAATATTCCACAGAATTTTGAACAGGATGTTCAAAACATGGCGCAGGaatgtcagaatttaacaaatcagGGTTCGGAGAACGGAAGTTCTGAACCCAACTGTGATAAAGAAGACTTAAATGATTCAAGAGACTCAAGTAATTTAGTAATAGACGAGAATTTGTAA